The following proteins are encoded in a genomic region of Glycine max cultivar Williams 82 chromosome 18, Glycine_max_v4.0, whole genome shotgun sequence:
- the LOC100306114 gene encoding uncharacterized protein LOC100306114 — protein MTNKEYGDNNKISVCETSMLLVANIIRLSSLRFSGHSFRKDLDPPQEEATYVGKGNESSVSKFYKSDRTQEPERIKRPRSYLMKPPKEDPTNYVSQALDDVDINAENYISHIRGKIRDSGNIEY, from the coding sequence ATGACCAACAAAGAATACGGAGACAACAACAAGATATCAGTTTGTGAGACGTCAATGTTGTTGGTGGCAAACATCATCAGATTATCGTCTCTAAGATTTTCCGGCCATAGTTTCAGAAAAGACCTTGATCCTCCACAAGAGGAAGCAACCTATGTGGGCAAAGGCAACGAATCTTCGGTATCAAAATTTTACAAGAGTGACAGAACACAGGAGCCGGAGAGGATCAAAAGGCCTCGTTCCTACCTCATGAAACCACCAAAGGAGGATCCAACAAACTATGTGAGTCAGGCACTAGACGACGTTGACATCAACGCTGAGAACTATATCAGCCATATTCGTGGAAAGATTAGGGACAGTGGTAATATTGAATATTGA